Part of the Penicillium digitatum chromosome 4, complete sequence genome is shown below.
CAGGAATGCTTAACTTCTATGGCAAGGACGGTATTCGATTCTATACGCAGTGGAAGACAGTCACGTCGCTTTGGAGAACTGAGGATGCTACTGAGCTTGATAAGCCAACTTCGATGACTTGATTTTTGTTACTTTCAGCAACTTGCATACGGCGGACTTGGAAACCAGATATCTGGAAATTTTGATTTACGCAGACTTGTCTGAAATTTAAGCTCTGGGGATGATTGAAGGAACCTACATTATCAACGGCATTCGTCTATAGATATCTTTTTAACCGTCTGTTTAGGTGACTTTTTCGTCGGGCATTTTTTGGTTCGCGGTGTCATGGCTAGAAAATTAATAATTGGCTACGTGTACCTAGGCATCTGGGTAGAAATACAGCCAGGAATGGGAATCATGGTTGCCATAGTAGTCCAAGCCCAGGTAGCATATATGTATTAGCGTCGCTCTGGGATTTACCGGCACTGGGTTCTTGGGAAAATCTTCTAGGACAACAAAAAAGACTTAAACCTCATTCATGGTCATCCCAGTCAGTATCTTTTGAAATGCCCTACTCAATCTATTCTTCCTTCTTGGTGGGCTGTGCGTCACTGGACATTTCGCCAATGAAGCGAGGACCTGAGCTGACGACCAAATGCAGGAATTACCCTCAAGAATACTCTTGAAGCCTTACTCACCGTTTTTAAAGTTGGTCATATcccatatgttgtacaactCACAACTCTGTAGTAACAGAGCGAGAAGAGCCATTGCTGGCTGGGGTATCGGTCTAGGACCGCTACATATGCTCTCCTTGGTCTGGGCACCCGCTATGAGTTAATATTGGTATTAGGGTCCGATCCCATTCTTGTAGGTATGGTTGAAAGGGGCATGGAAGCTGGGAGTCTTCCTTCGGAGTTGACTGCTAAACGCTTCATTTACTAGAGTGTTACAACGCTGGTTGTCAAGCACTTGTTTCTTTCTGTCCGCTATAAAGCCTATTATCTACATCCCTTCTCTCTTTGCATctcgggggttttttttacGAATGTTGATTTTTTTGGTATTCGATTCGCCCTGGTGAAAGTAAAGGTGGTGGCGACTAGGTATGGGGGCTTTGGACCACGAGAGCATCATTTTATCCTGATAGTAAACGATTGTTCTTCTATGACTCCTTTCTGTTGTTGCTTGTCACAAACTACATTTTGTATCCGTGGATGTTCCAGATAAAATGATGACATGTCAGGGTTGTACTATATATGTACACTCAGGTAGGCTTCTAAGCACCAGCTTGATTGTCGACTACACATGCTCTCATGTGATTACTCAAGCAACTAATAGTGATGCTAGAAGACAAATGAGCGGTATTTTTTGCATAGCAAAGAGGCAGACAAAATTTTGCCAATTTCCCATGTTCGACACCTATGCTGGCAAATCAGcactttgttttttttccaagCAACATTTGGGCCAAGTAATTTGAAAACCATCACGCTTCAACAGCCCAGCCGGGCTAGCTCAATCGGTAGAGCGTAAGACTCTTAATCTTAAGGCTGCGGGTTCGACCCCCGCGTTCGGCTATTCCTATTAACAAGAcctgagatttcttttttgccttcattttttttcccattGGGAACTGGATCGGGTTTCAAGGTCCACTTAGGGCTGCCGGCTCGGCTGAAAACTTGGGGTCTTGGCATTTGTTATTACCTAAGCAATATCTAGGCCCACCTAGAACTCCCGTGATACTTTGGTACACCTCACCTGGGGCCAATTTTTTTTGACCGTTGATTAGAGCTTTACTGCTTCCTGAAGTTCATAGCGAAACAAAATGTCCCCAATAGACCATGCTGTGTCATGAAAAAGTTGCAAAAGGTTACTGGGTGGTGAGTGTGAAGCTCGATCTGCCAAAATCAAACCATGATCACAGACAATCGCAGTCTTCTGGTGTCTAAAGACTTAGCACTCGACGTTGAAAATGCATGCCATACTTAAAGAAGCTTGACCCAACTAGATTTTCGCAAtttgcaatttttttttttacttcaCCGCAGCAGAATTTCCGATTTCTGGGTTGGCGCTACTTCATCGATCAAGTCGACTTTCGATTCTTGCCTAAAAGGGTTATCTCGCCTTCGTGGGTCTCGGAAGACCAGACCTAAGGAGTTAATAGATCGATCGAACCGAGCGAGATGCTGAGTTTGATGTTTAAAACGGGACTTCGTTCAGTAATGCCATTGATCGATCGACAGACACTGGCGCTACTAAGCAGAATTTAAGGTCTGTGGACTATCGAATATGAACATCGAGTCAAGTGTTTCAAATCTCTTAACTCATTGAAGTTGATTTTAATAAATGGCATCTGAATAGtttcctctctctccttcttttccccttAGCAATTAGCTGTTTCATTACAATAGaatttttctctctcttctcttagATTCCCGTCAAAATTCCTTACTGAAAAGTCTACATCTTCCGCTATGTACAGAGGAAACAGCAATAGACAAATACTATGAAGTAACTTCGGTTTGGATTATAGGTTTAACAGATCTGGATAACTGAGATAACCTAAATGTCGCATGGGAGACATAAAACAATATGGGGACCAAAATGAAGCGTGGTCCATTTGAGATCAACAGAAACAAAGCGGAAGAGGTCAAACAAAAAGTACCAAGAAAGGCGATTGCCGCTGCACTGATACTATGCAAATTCTAAGATCCTATGCTCTGAATGCATGGTTTGATCGCCTGCAGACATTGCAAGCTCAGCTTGAAGATCTCAGTCTTCAAAATTTATCCAATCGACGCGCACTACAAAACGAAGACACAGAGAATTCGGACGAGGAAAATCACACAGCTGATGGACCAATTGACGAAGAAGGAATGAAGAGTGCTATTCTCCGCTACATCTCCTCACTGGATAGTGAATGCCAACGATTGAAACTTGATTTGCATGCGGCGAAGATAGGATCAGCCACGAGCAACTTCGACTCTGTTCGAACATTAGATCAGACGATGGAGAAGTATTCTCATGTACGATTGCAGATGAGcaatcttctctctgaaACCCAGAGCGTTGACAACTcttcaaatcaaagaaatTGGGGCAGTCATCGAACAGGCAAAAACAGTAAAGAGGTATGATATCAAACTAACATGAGAGAATTAGAACTGCCCTATTCTAGACTTATCATACTAGCCTTCTTTTTAATACCACTGTCCTACGTCTGCTTGGCAATGGGCATGAGTCTTTAGTAGAGGGATAGTCGACCTTGAGCACTACCGGATAGATTCTCGATTTTAGTGAGGTGAGCGAGAATTATTTTACTGGGAGCATGATAACACCATCCATTTCCTATATGTGATTACAATTAATAGTGTGAGATTTTATTAAAATGAagaccaaaaagaaaaaccaaaaagaaaaaccaaaaagaaaaaacatacaacagtgaggattcgctggtggtcacccacccaactactaactcaccggcgtgtggcttaagtacggctgagcggacgggaagccctgttttccacaccctatggtcgtatgtacTTATTTTGCACCAGATGCGACTAAAGACTTGTCTAGAGCCGGGCGATAGTAAGGAGGGATCCGACGAAACATCTCAGTGTCATAAACCCACATTCGTTCTGCATAACCCCCGAGCCCCGTATTTCCTCATTCGAGCTAGAGGAAGCACGGTTAAATAAGCTCATCAGCCAGGTCAACGCCAAGTTTCGAGCAGTCtcactaaaaaaaaagctcgaCTCACTGGCCAATCGAACGCGTGGCGTGGTTGACGTTCGACAAAAAGACCAAGTAAAAGCCATTATTGTCTTCGCCGTCGTGACTGTGGTGTTCTTGCCGAGAAAGCTGGTCACAAATGACATCTGCAACACTAACAGCTCACAGACGCTATTCTCGGCTATCTTCGCCGCTCACAGTGGGGATTTTTGCGATCTTCTTGTTGGTTGCACATCAAGTGGATCGGACTCGAGAAGCTTGCGATGCTTTTTGGACTACGCTGATAGCAAAATCTAGCTCGGCTGTTTTGCGTGGGAATAAGTTGAAGGATCACATTGAAGGGCTCTCGGAATTTCCAACACCGAAGAATTGAGTTATTGTTGGCTGGTCTGTGGGGAGGAGAGACCGAGCTGGACGACTCAATGGGTGTTTACTTCATCTTTCCAAAATTACGTATATCTGGTATGCAAGAGTTACGACACGTATCAATACCAATACCAATGTGAGGATCTTTCCTACGGCTGGAATTACACTATGGCTTAATTTTGAGATCTTGAGATCTTGCACACAAGCGCTGTTTGTGTAAAAGGCGTTTGATGGAAATTTTCTTCATTGGAGATTTCTTTTGCCTGAAAAAAATCGTAGCTCTAGTTAGTTTTAGCTTCATCAGTACTTCCGAGTTGATGGAAAATCATAGTTCCTAATCGAACTCGACATGTTCTCGATGCAGGGCTCCAAGCCGAAATATCAATATAAACAGAAGAAACGTATCACATGCTTTTTAGATGTGCATTAATGCCAAAATTTTGAAATAGTCCCGTCTTCAACGCATTTGTTGCAGGGCTTGTAGTGGAGATTCTTTTATTCAACCACCTAGCCACAAAAAGAGACACGCCGGCCTTGGTGCCAGCCCAAAAAAGGCATTCCAAGTAGTATGGTCCAAAACACAGGCTGCGGGATGCGGTATTAAAGCAAGTAACGAAAGCAGGATCCTTTATGTTATGTCGTTTGAAAATGATGAACAAAAAAAGATGAACAGTCAAACGCTAAAAAAGAGTAAATCAATATGCGGATGTCGTTGTGAAAGAGATGGAAGGGGGGATGAACCGAGGGCGATCGTGTTGGTaaatagagagagagaattAAGCCAAAGCCTTGTGCTCGgatgggggagggggaggaagCTGTTAAATATTCGTGGTTAGCAAATATATCTTGACTCCCCCAAATGATTAAATTTAAAAGTAAAGTGTTCATCTACCTCGAGCTTCGTATTATCAGCCATCATGCGCTGGAAACCAATACCGACACCCTCAATCACAGCAAGGAAGACAGCACACATAATAGCAGAGTTTCGGGCGGCCTTGTAACCACCACGGATAGCGAGGGAACCACCGGTAAAGAAACCAGCGATAATAGCATTGTATGGATCTTCCTTCTTGCGAATTCCCTTGATTGAACAGTCGTATATACTGAAAAGTCCACCCCAACAGCCGAAGTTACCACCGAGGACGGGGGCGCGCGCCTTGATAGCTGTGAGAGCACCTATCCGGCGTTCGCCGTAGGGACTGTTGCGGAATCCCTTGACACCGTGCCAGACGGCACCTCCGATGGCGCCCATGCAGAAAGCACCGCCAAAGTCGCTCAGAGCAACCCAGGGGCATGGATCGCGTGAGTGATCCATAATTTTTCAATGACAGGTTGAGGGTCAGGTATATAAAGGCAGATCGGCTGGTAAGGAACCAGTTGTGACAGGCGCGAGAATAGTAAAGGTCGAGGGTTCTAGTAAGAGACGCGATAACAAGATAAGGGCGGATCGACTTTTTCTTTCGCAGGTCTAACACGTGATCACTAACTAGCACTGGACCCTCCGTGCTTGTTATTTAGGATTATCTGACGGGAATCTATGGTTTTCAATACTGTAAGGAACTACCAATAGATAGGGCATAAAAAAACTCCCCGAGTTCTCTCACTAACTAAAATAACAAAATCCGCTCTCTTTCCAATCTGGGCGGACGATGATGACTAATCAAATTTGTGTGGGTCACACCATCATGGCGGTCCGTGGATTTTCCGGATATTCTACCcaccctgttttcaaccatgtAGTGTACCACTGGTTTCGACGTTATCATTCGTTCGGGTCAGGAATCCCCGGGTTTCCTGCCCGAGAGGTGAAAATATCCCGGCCATTCACGCTTTTGTGATGTCTCAAGGTCATCAGAATTTTCTTCGTTCCTGCGTCAGTTTGACAATCTATCATAGCAAATGGCTCTATAGTTGTCGTAATTTTGGGAGGGCCACAGGTAGGGGTATCGGTGGCGTAGCCACTCCTTGCCAAGGGGAAGCCATGTGCCAACGTGGAATCCAATTGTAAAACCAAAATTACGAAGGCAAGAGTGAACCCCTGCATATtcaaacaagaaaaaaaaagaaaactagAAGGGAGCTGTATTATGTTGTCTGGAAACGCGAAGACAACAGGAGAAGAATAGCATCAGAGGAAACGAAATAAGATAGAGGGCGAAAATATAGGATGGTAGGTACGTCTATAGGAAGGCGTATTGACTATCAGACTATTTTTCATTTTGTTGACATCCCAATGCCCTCAATTTGGAAAAGAACAACTACAACACTACACTACTTGGCCTTGAAAAATGATTTGAAACACCTGAATGCCTATTGTGAAGTGAATTTTAGTTATGTTTGTCAGCAAAGAGCCACCCCTGGCGACATCTTCTCGCGAAGCGTATAAGAATATGTCAAAGAATAATCTGCGCGAACGCTAGAACTGTGCATTCGCATGGACCCAGTCAACAAAAAGGTAAGAGTTCCTTGAACATAATTCGTTGGGTGAGACCAAGCCTACCGAGATCAAATACGGCAAATTTATTCTTCTATATACAGAAATGAGCTTTTGCTCCCATCAATATGCCCTAGGCACACAGGCAATGAAACCAAAAACCTGATTCACATGCACCGTGGCCACCATTGGCTTCTCGGCCGAGATGGTTTAGCAGCTACAGGCAAATGCTATCTCACCTCACATTGCATAATTCGGTAGATTAAGAACAACGAAGCCAGTACTTTATGATGAACTTAGGTGTACCCAGTATGGGGAGTCTTGCCGAACGGTGTGAGAATTTTCGGCGACAAGGCCGCGGAAAGTTGTCCTTACCCAACCTAGGAGAACAGAAGCTCCAACAAAATTTTCGCCTCAATATAGGCTTCGCGGTTAGTTGTTTTCAAACAGGCATTCAAGGAGCCAAATACGTTCAACTGAGAGGACTTCAAGAGAAGACATCGTAGGAGTATCTCGATTGTAATGTCTCTAACATGAAACCAAAAACCAGGAGTTCTTTCGACTAGAGCTACATCCGCTTTTAGGACTTCTACTAGAATTACTTCTATAGATTGGTAAGTCTATCGATAAGAAAGACCTTCGAAGTCTATGTCTCATATCTTGGGAATCCTACGTCGTCTTTAGGAAGAGCCTTATTGATTGTATAGACTTTTAAGACACCCCGCCAATTTATTAGGCAATCGAATATAGAAGCTTAGGCATCGTCTAACTCTTTCTAGGTTAGGAAAAGGTAGATAATAACCGAAGGTTTTCTAGCCTTACACCGCTTATATTAGCTATAAAGTT
Proteins encoded:
- a CDS encoding Mitochondrial import inner membrane translocase subunit gives rise to the protein MDHSRDPCPWVALSDFGGAFCMGAIGGAVWHGVKGFRNSPYGERRIGALTAIKARAPVLGGNFGCWGGLFSIYDCSIKGIRKKEDPYNAIIAGFFTGGSLAIRGGYKAARNSAIMCAVFLAVIEGVGIGFQRMMADNTKLELPPPPPSEHKALA